The region GAACAGGCATCTTCCCGATGCCATCCGTCCCCGACTTTTGATTAGGCCTTTTCTGATACGATAAATCAGCCAGCATTACAGGAGCACGGCATGATAAAGGATACGTTTACCATTGCTGGTGACAGCGCCGGTACAAGCCATGAATTGACTGTTTTTCGGTTTCGACCAGCTGATCCGGTGGCTAAGGTTTATCTTCAGGCATCGCTTCATGCCGATGAACAGCCCGGGATGCTGGTGCTTCACCATCTGATCCAAAAACTCATTGAGGCGGAAAAGGAAGATCGCCTTAAGGCTGAATTTGTCATTCTGCCCATGGTTAATCCACTTGGGATGGCACATTTGTCTTTTGGAACCCACCGCGGCCGGTATCACCCGGTCAATGCCATGAACTATAATCGCCAATGGCCAGATCTCGATGCAATCATTCATCAGCATGGAGCTGATTTTGCCGATCAGTTGTCTGGTGATGCGATGCATAATCGGCAAGTCATTCTTACCGCCGTCAAGTCTTGGCTTCAAGCCTTGCGGCCAGTTACGGCACTGGATCGGCTGAGGCATATGGTTATGCGCGAGGCATACGACGCCGAAATGGTGCTTGATCTGCATTGTGACGATGATGCACTCAACCACATTTACATTGTTCCGCAATTGATGCCGGAATATCAGGATCTGTCTGACTGGATGGGATCAGCGGCAACAATGACAGCCGTGGATTCAGGTGGTGGGTCTTTCGATGAGGTTTGGCCAGGGTTATGGATCAAGCTCGCCCAGCGCTATCCCGAAGCATCATGGCCGCAACTGGTTCTTTCGGCAACGCTTGAATACAGAGGATTGGATGCGGTGGCCGATAGCATAAACGTCAAAGATGCTGAAAACCTTTATCGGTTTCTGGTTGGCCGGGGCATGATTGAAGATATGCTGAAGACGCCGCCCAAATCTCCTGCCTCCGTTCCCCTGACGGCGTTGGAATATTTGCGCGTGGATCGGCCCTGTCTGATGCTTTATCACTTGCCGCTTGGGGCTGAAGTTCGCAAGGGTGATGTCATCGCAGAGATGTTGGACCTTGAGGGTGAGGGGGCCTTTGTTAACAGAAGACCGCTGATTGCCGGCACCGATGGTGTGCTGTTTGCGGTGAATCTTACAAAACTGGCCTGGGCGGATCATATAGTGGCCAAGATCGCTGGCACCGTTCCACTAGATGGCAAGGGAAGACATCTGCTGAGTGATTAGGTTTTGGGTAGTGTCCTGACCCCGGTATAAATTTACTTTAAGAAGCGCAGCAGCTTCCAGGGTGGCCTGATAAAAATCAGCATCAATCTGAACCTGTCCCAAGAAAGTTTAGGGAATAAGAGGATAAGGGTGGTGATACCGCAAGATCGATCAAGACGGATGATACGTAGAAATCACCTTTTTTTCTTATAAGCCAAAAGGAGAGAACAGGGCTAATAGCATCAGGACGCCTTTGACGTATTGATGAGGTCACGAACCCAGTCATGAAAATCTTTCAAGGGGAATTCTTCGGGAAAATTGAGCCCCCGCAGTCAAATTCCATTACACAGTTTTTAACACACCTGATTATTGGGCCGTTAAAATACTGAAATAAAACAGGAAAAGTTAAAGCAGTATGCTGAAAATTCGCGTGTCGGTGGTTCGAATCCGCCCCTGGGCTTCGAACCCAGCCCCTGGGCACCACTGATTTCGTTCATTTTCAGCCATTCTGATACAAGGCCCAATCGGGTCTGCAACACCCTTGCCACACGGGAAGGGCTGATGATGGCGGATATTTGCAAAAGAGGTAGCAGATATCAGGCGCAATCTCGCAAGCAGGCTTTCCTGTAACCATCAAGTCTCTGCCAATACCGATATCCGCTTGGAGGGCAGTTTTCTTTTATCCTGATATCGCAAGTTCCAATATCGCCACAAGTCCTCCCTCAAGCTGAACTTGATGCAGATCTTTTATTTTTCGGGTGATATATCTATCCTTTTTATCGGTGAAGGGATGATGCTGTCGGCCTCTTGTCGAGCCCTTCATCTGACAGCAGAAGGCTCAGTTCTTCCACCCTGCTCTTATTGATATAATGTAGAATTATATATGTGCTTTTCGGTGTTGTTATTCGCCAGTGTGGGTATTGAGTTTTGCCAGTTCGGCGACCAGGGAGGAAACAGCAAGTTCAAGGAGCTTCTCTCCATCCGCCGGGTTGGCAAGTGCTGAATGCGAGCCAACGCGACCATCGGGGAATTGCGCGCGATGTTCATCCGGCGGGCCATGTCGGTCCCCGCCATGATCGCGGATATATTCAGCGCTCAATGGTTGCGGCGGGTGTGTTGCATCACCCGCAGGAATAACGCGATGCACCGCCTGGGTAATGGCCACTTCTGAAGGCGTGGCGTGCATGCCCTCCCAATCACCATAGAGCGATTGTCGCAATTGATTGACTCCATCCAGCGCCCACCAGGAACGGTAATACACCCGGCCTGCGGGGGACTGTGATATCAGCTGTTCAATCACTTCAATATTGGCGCCATGACCATTAAGAATATAGACGAAACCGAAACCATGACTGAGCAAAGATGTCACCACCTCGCCCAGCAATGCGGAAAATACCGGCGTTGAAACCGAAACTGTACCGGGGAAACTCATGTTGAACGGGGCTGGTGTATAGCCAAGTGGCGGCGCCATATAGACCCCGGCACGTTGAGCGGCGGCTTCGGCAATAGATGTGGCGCATAGCGTGTCCGTGCCGATCAACCCCATCGGACCATGCTGTTCGGTAGACCCTGTTGGTAGCAGGATACCTCTTGGCAATGCTGTATCCGTGTCTGTCTTCAGATAGGCGTCAACTTCCTGCCATGTTGCCTGTTCAAGCCGCATCAATCATACTCCCTTTATCCTCGTTGCTGGCGGAGAAGTATCTGGCTATTTTGTATCCATCCAGCTGGCGATTGCCTGCTTGTAGCTATCATATTCGTCCATTACAGCCGGAAAAGTCTCCAGCTGATGGCGATACGCCAGAACCTGATCAGGCCAGATGAAAATCCGGCCAGCCTTTTGTTCCATGATCTCTATCCATGGGAAACTGGCGGCAAAACCACAATCGCCAAGCCATAGTCTGCCTTTATCGAGTTGTTGTTTTTCTATATCCAGTAACTGACCCAACTGATCAAGGCGTTGCTGAAACATATCCAATTTTTCCCCAACCGTATTGGTCGATGAGGCGTCACTGGCAACAGCGCCAGTGCTCAGCCAGCCAAAAAGGCCGCGCAACGCTGGCTCCAGCCGCGTATCGTGAAAGCGGCTGCGCTGGCGGACAAGTGCACGCAATCCCGGTGTTTCAGCCTGCATCGATCTCTCAGGCCATACCTCTTCGAGATATTCCGCAATCACCTCTGAATCCATCAGCATCAGGCCATCATGTTCAAGAGCGGGCAGATTGCCGGCCGGGACCTGTTGCCGCCATTGGGCGCTGCCATAACCACCAGTGGGCTGTTTTTCCTGCCATGCGATGTGCTTATGACGCAACATGATCCTGACCTTGGCGCAATAAAGGGAAACTGACGTGGCATAAAAGATCGGCGGCGTTCGGGCCTTGCCTTCCCGCCCGCTTATGCTGGTGTCAGTCGGGATGGCCCGGGCAATACAAGATGAGAATGTATTGATCATTTTGAAACTTTATAGAATGATTGGGTGATTGCAATATTTTTGAAATTTTATGGTTTAAGAAATGACTGAGACAACGCCGCCGGGTAAAACAGTCAAAGGTGCATTTTCCGGATATGATATCCTTTTGGATACGAGTGATGATGATGCGGAAATCACCCACATAGATCGAGGAACACCTTGCGGTGAATATCTGCGCCGGTTTTGGCAGCCGGTTATGCTTTCCGCTGAACTGGGCGATCTGCCCAAAAAAATTACTTTGCTAGGCGAGGAACTTGTCCTTTTCCGGGACAAATCTGGAGATTTGGGCCTGTTTCACAAACATTGCGCGCATCGCGGCGCCTCTCTTGAATACGGCATCATCGCTGATCATGGCCTGATCTGTTGTTATCACGGCTGGCATTACGCTATCGATGGCACGCTGATACGAGCCGGCTCAGAACCGGAGAATAGCCCGGTGCATCGCCGGGTCGTTCAGGGTGCCTATCCAACCCATGAATTCGAAGGGGTGATTTTTGCCTATATGGGGCCGACGGGCACCATCCCGCCCTTCCCGCAATTTGATACCTTGCTGGATGATGGGGTGGAAAAAATTCCGTTCAGTATTACCACCCACTGCAACTGGCTCCAGGTATATGAAAACACCCAGGACCCCATACATGTGTTGCATCTCCATGCCCGGTCATCCGGGGTTCAGTTTGGCGCGGCCTCGGGGATAGATCAGATGATCGAATATCGCGACACGCCCCTCGGCATGATTAATGTCCAGACACGGGAGGTTGGTGAAAATATCTGGATCCGGACAACCGAAACAATCCTGCCGAACATGAATCAGGGCGGAGCAATCTGGGAAGAAGCGGAAAGCGAGAAAGTCTTCAACCGTTCGGCATTCACCCGCTGGATGGTTCCTCAGGATAATTTTGTGACCAGAACGATAGGCTGGCGTCTGTTCAGCCATGATCTCGACCCGCGCAATCAGGGTGATCGCAGCAAGGTTGGCGTGGAATCCATCGATTTTATCGGCCAGACCAAGGATGAGCGAAGCTATGAAGAGAGCCAGCGACAACCAGGTGATTACGAAGCTCAGGTCTCGCAACGGCCCATCGCAATTCACCGGCTTGAAAACCTCGCCTCATCGGATCGTGGTGTTGCTCGCGTGCGTCAGATGATCCGTGACCGTATCCGCGCCCTTGAGGCAGGCACAGAGCCTGATCAGCCATCGGCAAATAAACTCGGGCAGATAGCGACTTTTGTTCAGGACAGTGTTTTTAAAGCCAGCTTGGATGAAGAGGGCAAACGTGCCTTCAGTCGCCAACTTGTGGACCATATGCTGAGCAATACGGACGTTAACGAGGACAGCAGAAGACAGGATATGGAACAATTTTGCCGTGATTGGCTAAATTCTGTTAGATAATTTCGGCTAAATAAGTGACTATAAAAGTAGTAGAACAACAAAAAGCAAGTGCTATAGCATTGGGAGGAAATTATGCTTAAAAAACTATTTGCTGGGCTTGTTGCCCTTACCATGTCATCAGGAATTGCACAGGCCGCTGATTCCGCTCTGACCGAAATTATCGAAAGCGGCGTGCTCAAAGTCGGGACCACCGGTGACTGGAACCCCATGACCATGAAAGACCCGGCCAATAACAGCTATACCGGCTTTGATATTGACGTGACAACGGCCCTTGCCGAGGATCTTGGAGTCAAGATCGAGTATGTTCCAACCGATTGGAAAACCCTTGTTGCGGGCATTACCTCAGGAAAGTACCACATGAGTGGTTCGGCCTCAATCAATCCGGGACGGGCAAAGGCCGCCGGGTATTCCTCTTCCTATGTCGAAGTTGGTCAGGTGCCGCTTATCCTGAAAAAAAATGCTGACAAATTCAAGGGATGGGATGATTTCAATAAGCCCGGTGTCACCGTGGCAGCCACGCTTGGCACTACCCAGGAGCAGTATATCAAGTCATTTTTTCCAAATGCCACTCACCGTATTGTGGAATCCCCCGCCCGTGATTTCCAGGATGTACTGGCAGGTCGTGCTGATGGGCATATTACTTCTACTATCGAAGCGAACAAACTGGTTGAAAAATATCCGGAGATGATGATCGTCGATGTTGGTCAGGCCAAGGCACGGACTCCGCTTGCCATGCTGTTGCCACAGGATGATCAGGTCTGGATTAATTTTGTCAATCACTGGATTGCGTTGAAACAGACACGCGGTTTCTTCGAAGACCTGAAGGCCAAGTGGAAACTGTAAAAAAGCCGTCAGCCAAACCGCCGTCATCCAGCCCCGGATCATTCCTTTTCCGGTCGCTGGTTGATGGTGGTTTGCCCAGACATGAAATAACCGCCACGGCATAAACGAGCACTTATCATGACCAGTAACACCGCCCCGTTGATCCGCATTGAAGGATTGACAAAATACTTTGGTGATTTCCAGGCGCTGAACAAGGTAAGTCTTGATATAGGAACTGGAGATATCATTGTTATTTGCGGGCCGTCCGGTTCCGGCAAATCAACGCTGATACGTTGTATTAACAGACTCGAGAAGCACGAGGCAGGCACTATCCGGATAGATGATACCGAAATAGACGACAGTCGGCAGTCCATGAGTGTTATCCGCCAGAATGTCGGTATGGTGTTTCAGCAATTCAACCTTTTCCCTCATCTGACGGTGCTGGAGAATCTGACACTCGGGCCCATGCGGGCGCGAAACATGCCCAAAGATGAGGCTACAAGTCTGGCCAAGAAATTCCTTGAACGGGTGCATATCCCTGAACAGAGTGGCAAATATCCCCGCCAGCTTTCCGGTGGCCAGCAGCAACGGGTTGCGATTGCCCGGGCCCTATGCATGGAGCCGCGTATTTTGTTGTTTGACGAGCCGACCTCGGCCCTTGATCCGGAGATGATAAGTGAGGTGCTGGAAGTGATCACTGAACTGGCTGGTAGCGGTATCACCATGGTGGTTGTCACCCATGAGATGGGGTTCGCACGCAAAGTCGCTGACCGTATGGTTTTCATGGATCATGGCGAAATCGTTGAAGAAAACACACCGGAGCAGTTTTTCAGCAATCCTGAAAGCCCGCGCACTCAGGACTTTCTCAACAAGATTCTGCATCACTAGGAGTCAGTACATGACGCAATTTCAAGCTGGCTCAGGGCTTAAGGATGCAAGGATGAGCAAGAACAAAATCCCGATTTTCAGTCTGTCTTTTATGGTGGTTCTTCTTGGTGGATGCTCTGCTAACTGGGGTTGGTATGTTATTGACCCGACACTGGATAACGGCATGGTCAATCTGCGGTTTCTTCTCAGTGGGTTATGGCACACTATCAGCCTGTCAATAACTGCTATCTCGATTTCAATCGTCGTGGGTCTTGTGATTGCCCTGCCCGGGATCACCAGCAGACCGCTTCTTCGGGGCATCAATCGCGGGTATGTGGAAATTGTCCGGTCGGTTCCGATACTGGTGCTGATCTTGTGGGTATATTATGGTCTGCCCCAACTTATGGATCTGTCCATCAGTGTTTTCTGGGCCGGGGTTATTGCGCTTGCGGTTTCAGATAGTGCCTTTATGGCGGAGATATTCCGTGCCGGCATCCAATCGATCGCCCGTGGCCAGTATGAAGCCGCGCATTCCATCTCGCTCAATTATCGCGATACAATGCGATTTGTAATCCTGCCTCAGGCGATCCGGCGAATATTGCCGGCATTGGGGAATCAGCTTGTTTATATGCTGAAAATGTCGTCTCTTGTATCAGTGATCGGCATGCAGGAATTAACACGTAAGGCCAATGAGCTTGTTGTGACCGAATATAGGCCACTGGAAATCTATTCATTCCTGGTGCTTGAATATCTGGTTCTGATACTAATCGTTTCAGCGGGTGTGCGTTGGCTCGAACGTCACTTACAGGCAGACGAGCGAAACTGAAAAACATTTTGAGAAAGGGACCAACATGACAGCGTGGATTTCCATGATCAGCGATGCCGATGCAAGTCCGGCCCTTGTTGAGGTGCTGGAAATGGCGAGAACACCGCATGGCACGGTGGACAATGTTATGCGGGTACACAGCCACCGCCCGAGCACAATGCGAGGCCATATCGTTCTGTATCGAGCTGTCCTGCATGATGACAGCAACACCATCCCGACCTGGTTTCAGGAAGTTATCAGCAGCTATGTTTCCATCCTTAATGACTGCGCCTATTCGCTAGCCAATCACTGGAAAAACGCCGCCCATCTTATTGGTAATGCCGAGCGTTCGGATACTATCCGCAAGGCACTGGATGCCCGAACCCCCGAAGCTGCTTTTGACGGTGCTGAACTGGCCATGCTACGCTATGCTGAAAAACTGACACTTGCGCCAGCAACAATGACCGAGGATGATATCCTTGCCATGCGTGATGCAGGTATGGATGACGGAGCCATTCTGGAGGCTAACCAGATCATCTGCTATTTCAACTATGTCAACCGAAGCCTGAACGGCCTCGGCGTTACCACCGCCGGTGATATTGTCGGCTACTATAAGGAAGGCCAGCCAAAAGGAGCGTGAAATGGGGTATGCAACTGCAAAGCCACTTGATCCCAAACTGATCCCGGTTATTGATGTAACGCCTCTGCGTGATGGCAGTGATCCGGTATCGGTTGCACGCCAGTTGCATCAGGCAAGCCAGCAACTTGGTTTCATCTATATCACCGGCCACGGCATTCCTGACGAAGCCATAGATAATCTGCGTAATACAGCGATGGATTTCTTTACCGCTGATGAGGCCCATAAAGAACCCGTGCGGGTATCAGACCGTCATCGCGGCTGGATCAGCACTGGCGGGGCAAAGATGTATGATGATGCCAAACCTGACCGCAAGGAAAGTTTTCTCTGGGGATATCAGGATAAAGATGGCAGGACGATGGAAGATCATGCCCTTCGCGGGGCTAATCAATGGCCGGAATTCCTGCCTCAACTCGAACACCACGCTATGGCATGGTTTGAACACAGCCACCGGCTTGCCGCTGAACTGATGGCAGGCTTTGCCATTGGTCTGGGGCTTGAGAATGATTTCTTCCTCCGCCAGACAGCACGTCCCTTGAGCCGCTGCTCGCTTGTCTATTATCCTGATCAGCCACCGGAACTGGGAGAGGATCAGTTCGGGGTCGGCCCGCATACCGATTTCGGGGTGCTCACCGTACTCTGCCAGGATAGCGTCGGCGGCTTGCAGGTTCAGGATGTCAATGGCGACTGGATAGAGGCCCCGCCCATAGAAGGCAGCATGATTGTCAATGTCGGTGATCTGCTACATCGCTGGACCGAAGGAGCTTATAAATCAACACCG is a window of Alphaproteobacteria bacterium LSUCC0684 DNA encoding:
- a CDS encoding transporter substrate-binding domain-containing protein, with product MSSGIAQAADSALTEIIESGVLKVGTTGDWNPMTMKDPANNSYTGFDIDVTTALAEDLGVKIEYVPTDWKTLVAGITSGKYHMSGSASINPGRAKAAGYSSSYVEVGQVPLILKKNADKFKGWDDFNKPGVTVAATLGTTQEQYIKSFFPNATHRIVESPARDFQDVLAGRADGHITSTIEANKLVEKYPEMMIVDVGQAKARTPLAMLLPQDDQVWINFVNHWIALKQTRGFFEDLKAKWKL
- a CDS encoding isopenicillin N synthase family dioxygenase, producing the protein MGYATAKPLDPKLIPVIDVTPLRDGSDPVSVARQLHQASQQLGFIYITGHGIPDEAIDNLRNTAMDFFTADEAHKEPVRVSDRHRGWISTGGAKMYDDAKPDRKESFLWGYQDKDGRTMEDHALRGANQWPEFLPQLEHHAMAWFEHSHRLAAELMAGFAIGLGLENDFFLRQTARPLSRCSLVYYPDQPPELGEDQFGVGPHTDFGVLTVLCQDSVGGLQVQDVNGDWIEAPPIEGSMIVNVGDLLHRWTEGAYKSTPHRVINSSGRERLSLVLAWDPEPETMIDASAVTGKPASEDPISCGDYLIWRFNRAFAYRQQKKG
- a CDS encoding peroxidase-related enzyme (This protein belongs to a clade of uncharacterized proteins related to peroxidases such as the alkylhydroperoxidase AhpD.) → MTAWISMISDADASPALVEVLEMARTPHGTVDNVMRVHSHRPSTMRGHIVLYRAVLHDDSNTIPTWFQEVISSYVSILNDCAYSLANHWKNAAHLIGNAERSDTIRKALDARTPEAAFDGAELAMLRYAEKLTLAPATMTEDDILAMRDAGMDDGAILEANQIICYFNYVNRSLNGLGVTTAGDIVGYYKEGQPKGA
- a CDS encoding amino acid ABC transporter permease — its product is MSKNKIPIFSLSFMVVLLGGCSANWGWYVIDPTLDNGMVNLRFLLSGLWHTISLSITAISISIVVGLVIALPGITSRPLLRGINRGYVEIVRSVPILVLILWVYYGLPQLMDLSISVFWAGVIALAVSDSAFMAEIFRAGIQSIARGQYEAAHSISLNYRDTMRFVILPQAIRRILPALGNQLVYMLKMSSLVSVIGMQELTRKANELVVTEYRPLEIYSFLVLEYLVLILIVSAGVRWLERHLQADERN
- a CDS encoding creatininase family protein, with the translated sequence MRLEQATWQEVDAYLKTDTDTALPRGILLPTGSTEQHGPMGLIGTDTLCATSIAEAAAQRAGVYMAPPLGYTPAPFNMSFPGTVSVSTPVFSALLGEVVTSLLSHGFGFVYILNGHGANIEVIEQLISQSPAGRVYYRSWWALDGVNQLRQSLYGDWEGMHATPSEVAITQAVHRVIPAGDATHPPQPLSAEYIRDHGGDRHGPPDEHRAQFPDGRVGSHSALANPADGEKLLELAVSSLVAELAKLNTHTGE
- a CDS encoding amino acid ABC transporter ATP-binding protein, which codes for MTSNTAPLIRIEGLTKYFGDFQALNKVSLDIGTGDIIVICGPSGSGKSTLIRCINRLEKHEAGTIRIDDTEIDDSRQSMSVIRQNVGMVFQQFNLFPHLTVLENLTLGPMRARNMPKDEATSLAKKFLERVHIPEQSGKYPRQLSGGQQQRVAIARALCMEPRILLFDEPTSALDPEMISEVLEVITELAGSGITMVVVTHEMGFARKVADRMVFMDHGEIVEENTPEQFFSNPESPRTQDFLNKILHH
- a CDS encoding glutathione S-transferase family protein, coding for MINTFSSCIARAIPTDTSISGREGKARTPPIFYATSVSLYCAKVRIMLRHKHIAWQEKQPTGGYGSAQWRQQVPAGNLPALEHDGLMLMDSEVIAEYLEEVWPERSMQAETPGLRALVRQRSRFHDTRLEPALRGLFGWLSTGAVASDASSTNTVGEKLDMFQQRLDQLGQLLDIEKQQLDKGRLWLGDCGFAASFPWIEIMEQKAGRIFIWPDQVLAYRHQLETFPAVMDEYDSYKQAIASWMDTK
- a CDS encoding Rieske 2Fe-2S domain-containing protein — its product is MTETTPPGKTVKGAFSGYDILLDTSDDDAEITHIDRGTPCGEYLRRFWQPVMLSAELGDLPKKITLLGEELVLFRDKSGDLGLFHKHCAHRGASLEYGIIADHGLICCYHGWHYAIDGTLIRAGSEPENSPVHRRVVQGAYPTHEFEGVIFAYMGPTGTIPPFPQFDTLLDDGVEKIPFSITTHCNWLQVYENTQDPIHVLHLHARSSGVQFGAASGIDQMIEYRDTPLGMINVQTREVGENIWIRTTETILPNMNQGGAIWEEAESEKVFNRSAFTRWMVPQDNFVTRTIGWRLFSHDLDPRNQGDRSKVGVESIDFIGQTKDERSYEESQRQPGDYEAQVSQRPIAIHRLENLASSDRGVARVRQMIRDRIRALEAGTEPDQPSANKLGQIATFVQDSVFKASLDEEGKRAFSRQLVDHMLSNTDVNEDSRRQDMEQFCRDWLNSVR
- a CDS encoding succinylglutamate desuccinylase/aspartoacylase family protein, whose protein sequence is MIKDTFTIAGDSAGTSHELTVFRFRPADPVAKVYLQASLHADEQPGMLVLHHLIQKLIEAEKEDRLKAEFVILPMVNPLGMAHLSFGTHRGRYHPVNAMNYNRQWPDLDAIIHQHGADFADQLSGDAMHNRQVILTAVKSWLQALRPVTALDRLRHMVMREAYDAEMVLDLHCDDDALNHIYIVPQLMPEYQDLSDWMGSAATMTAVDSGGGSFDEVWPGLWIKLAQRYPEASWPQLVLSATLEYRGLDAVADSINVKDAENLYRFLVGRGMIEDMLKTPPKSPASVPLTALEYLRVDRPCLMLYHLPLGAEVRKGDVIAEMLDLEGEGAFVNRRPLIAGTDGVLFAVNLTKLAWADHIVAKIAGTVPLDGKGRHLLSD